The segment ATATAACGCCGAAGTTCTAGAACCCTCTGTTTGATAGGGATGAGCTCTACCTGACGGTGAGCGGCTCGCTTTTCTCTTTGATAAACGCTTTGCCTCGATATACCGCACAACTTACAGACTCGGGCTAGGCTCAGTCCTACCTGTTTTTGAAGGCTTCTTGCTCCTTGGCGATATACTTTTTTCTGAGACTAGTCCCGTGCTCAGCGTCAAGAATATCAACGACTTCATTTAAAAAGAGATTTTTTATTCGTTCATCTTCCAACTCTTTTTCAAGTCGCTTAATTTTTTGAGCTGGGGATTCATTGGGTTTCGTTGTTTTATGCATGGCGTTCTTCCTTGGATTTTGCGTCCAGTCCATTTTTCCGAACTTTCTTAGCCAGGTTAAAACCGTTGAACGACCTTGAATGCCATAGATAGCTTGGGCTTGTTTATAAGTCATGTCGCCTTTTTCAACAGCATCAACAACCTGTAATTTAAAGCCTAGTGTGTAATCACGCTGGGTGCGTTTAACGTAGAGATTATGTGAAGTAGTCATAATTCGTCCTCAATGTGTAAACATATTTCAGGACGAGACAAAATACTAAAAAAAGCCACGGCTCTCTTGATGTCGGACTCACTGAACAATTCTTGACAATCAAGAAACTCAAGCAGAGCCACAGCGTAAAAATATTATGCGAAGTCTTCAATGTTCATCGAAGTAGTTATAACTATTGGCATAAACGCCCAACGGTAATCAATGCTGAAGTAGTAAAGCTTCGCAGCTTGGTGAGCGAGGCTCACGCCGCAAGCAATGGCTCTGCGGGAGCGAGAACCATTGCAGATATAGTCACAAATCAGGGCGTAAAGCTGAGCCGATACCGAGCAACAAAGCTTATGAAAGCTCTTGGTTTAGTGAGTTGCCAAGAACCAAAGCATCGTTACAGAAAGGCTTCACAAGAGCATATTGAAATTCCAAATCACTTAGGTCGTCAGTTTGCGGTTACTGCGCCAAATGAAGTCTGGGCTGGCGATGTTACGTATATTTGGACAGGTAATCGGTGGATGTATTTAGCGGTTGTTATCGATCTTTTTGCCCGCAAAGTGATTGGTTGGTCAATGTCGTTATCACCTGATTCTAGGCTAACAGGCAAAGCTCTTTCGATGGCTTATGAGTCTCGTGGTAAGCCTAAAGGTGTCATGTTCCACAGCGATCAAGGTAGTCACTATACCAGTCGTAAATACCGCCAATTACTGTGGCGTTTTCAAATAAAGCAGAGTTTATCTCGCCGAGGAAATTGTTGGGATAATGCGCCGATGGAGCGCTTCTTTAGAAGTCTGAAGACGGAATGGGTGCCAACTGTGGGTTATCGTAGCTTCGCTGAGGCTCAACAAGAGATCACCCGCTACATTATCGGATATTACTGCCAACTCAGGCCACATAAGTATAACGGTGGTCTAACTCCCAATGAATCAGAACGATTATATTGGGAAAACTCTAAAACCGTGACCAATTTTAGTTGACCACTACACCATAATGCTAGGGCTTCGATTAAAGATTCGGCTACAACTGAACGCAGCATTCTCGCGATAGTGTGCCGACGAGGGATGCCATGAGTGAATGGTCGATATTTTCTCAGCCATTCAAGTTTATGTTCGTCATATGTTTCGATATCTTGCCAACCCTCGCTATCAGCGGTTATGGCACTAATAACTAGGGAAATAATATCAATTAAATCATGCTGTTGGTTTATGTCTGAACGAGTATCTTCGACAACGGTAAGGCGTTCTAAAAGGCTCAAAATTGGTTTCGTTTTATTGGTTTGCGCCTATTAGATTATATCTATTAACAAAGTGCGATCCCGCCCTGACTTTGGTGCAACCAAGCTAGCAAAGGGGTTAGAATCGCATTGAAGCCTAATATGATAAGTCGATCAAGTATTGATGGATTACCAATTCAATTTACGACCATACTGAAAAAAACACCCGTTAATTCTATCCTTAGTCTCTAACAAATTAAGTATTTCTAATGCTGCATCTCTTGGTAAGTCAGGAGCATCAGGTCCACCCATTTCAGTCTTTACCCACCCTGGACAGACAGAACATATTTCAACTTCACCGAATGTCTCTTTGGAAAGTGAAACAGTTAAAGCATTTAAAGCAGCTTTACTAATGGAATATAAAGGTGGACCTTGTAGTCCTTTATCAAACGCCCCCCACTCTGAACTGATGTTGATAATTCGGCCTTTCCCATTCTTAAGCATTTCTTTTACAAACATACTGCTGATTATGTAAGGGGCAGTGGTGTTGACATCCAATGACTGTTTGAAGTCATGAAAGTTAAAATCAAGCAATTTGCTATCTTTCATAATAGCTGCGTTATTTATTACAAAGTCTACTGTGTGACCAGAGTGGACAATAATTTTAAAAATTAATTTTTCAAGCTCATTACTGTTACTTAAATCAATTGAATATATTGCTAAGTTTTTATGATTTATACTGTCAGTATAATTTCCTCTAATAAGACCTAATACTCTATACCCTTTCTCTAACAATAGCTTAGTGATCTCTGAACCAATTCCTCTATTTATACCTGTAACTAGTACTGTTTTCATAAATACTCCGTATATATTCAGTGTTATAAGGGTTATTTACTAATTTTAATAGGAATATACGCCATTGTTATTAATTTCTGGTAAATTGTGATTTTACTTTATTTGTTAGTTTTAGTTTTAGTTTTAGTTTTAGTTTTAGTTTTAGTTTTAGTTTTAGTTTTAGTTAACTTATATTTTTAATACATTGACTGGCTTTGTTGCTTAAATCGATGGAACTAAATCAAGAAGCGACGATCTGATCGGCTACACCCATCAATCATCGTAGCCTCATGCCTAAACCTCGTTATAAAACAACTAACTGGAAGCAAAACAAACAAGGCAAGCGTGGTAGGCCTCACCGATTCAGCGACTTAACCATTACTACCGCACTGATGGTGAAGCGCGTTTTCTCTATGCCATTGAGAGCGCTGCAAGGTTTTCTAGACTCAGTATTTAAGCTAGCTAACATCCCGCTTGTTTGCCCACACTACACCTGTATAAGCCGCCGAGCTAAGGAAGTTGAGGTTTCATTTAAAACAAAAAAAAGAGGAGCAATACAACATCTAGCCATTAATGCTACTGGTCTTAAGTTTTATGGCGAAGGTGAATGGAAGGTCAAGAGGCATGGTACTGATGGGAAGCGCAGAGTATGGCGTAAGCTGCACATCGCAGTAGATACGCACACCCACGAAATCGTCGCAGCAGAGCTGAGTTTGTCTAACGTAACCGATGCAGAAGTGCTCCCTAACTTACTAAAACAAACACGTCGTAAAATCATTGAGATATCCGGTGATGGTGCTTATGACACAAAGGGTTGCTATGATGCTATACGAATCAAACGAGTGGTTCCGCTTATCCCGCCACGAGAAGGGGCAGCCTTCTGGGGACGGAGGCATCCTCGCAGTTTAGCGGTAGGTAGTCAGAAGCTTTACGGCTCGAACAAGATGTGGAAAAAGCGGTACGGCTATCACAAGCGCCCGCTATCAGAGACAGCAATGTATCGAGTGAAGCAGTTGTTAGGTGGGAAATTAAGCCTGAGAAACTACAACGCTCAAGTTGGCGAGACTTACGCTATGATCAAGGCGATGAATAAGCTTACAGGGTTAGGTATGCCTGAAACTCAGTATATCGTTTAAGAATTAAGCACTACGGGACAGGCATGTCTTCTCTCTGAATTAAGCAACAAAGCCACAGCTAATTTGAATAAATCAACTAGCAATAATGATTTAACCCCTCTTTAAAATCTATCTTAAGCCTAAGTGGTTTGAAGATTTTAAACACATATTCATCGAGCAATGACACATCTGTAGTTGACTAGGTTGTAGTGGCTGCAAGAAGCGATACCTAGTGATGCAAAAAAACGGCTTGTGGGGTTGATACCTACAAGCCGTTATTATTTTCTTTTTTCTTAAGATTAAATCGAAGAAAGTTAGCAAATATAAGCTAGTAATCAGTAGTACTGTTACGCTATAACAGATGTCTTATTTAGCCGATTCATTTATTCATCGTAGTCTTTGTAGAAATTCTCTGTCTACACAGACATCCAGAATAGTTGCAAAACCTACGATTAAACTGCTGAATATTTTTACACATAAATCTAGTTTTCCAAGCTTATATGGTTAAATGATCAAATGTTGTTGCGCAAGCTTATACTTTTTCTGGTATGTTTCGAATAGGTTCTGCCGAGACTTACCAGTGTTTCCGTAAAAAAGACAGTTGTTTGAATTCAAGAATTCGTAGTGATTGACTATAGAGTCTAAAACATGATCAATTCTTGCTAAGGTTTTTTTTGTACAACTTTTTCCATGCAAGTCGTCTTCAATATCTAGCACATGAGACCTGAACGATTCAGCTCTATATAGGTTCTTCAATGCGTTACTGCTTTTCAAAGCTTCAGACCATTTATTGACAATATTTTGAAAGTGTTGAATAACCTCAGATGACGCATTATTTGCTTTCAACCATGATATTTTTTTGTTAAAGACACCTATTGCTACAGATTTTAGGTCGGCAAACAAAGCTATTTTGTCATCTTCACTTAGATTATCTCTATCTAAGAGCCATCCAAAGAAAAATCGGGTTTCGAATCGTTCAACGCTATTAAAAATAGAGTCAGACATACCGTTGCTATTTATATCTACGAGAGGGTTGAAAGGGTACATATAACCAAAGTCGAATAGAAAAACTTTACCGTCTTCATTAATTAAAATGTTACCTTCGCAGAGGTCCCATTCCATTAGCCCATATTGCTCACATAGTGACGTGGTTTCTAGTATTTGCTTGAAAATATCTTTGTTTAAAGTTTCTAGCTGCTCACCTTCGATCCACGGGGATAATATTATACCTAATCGATAGTTAGCGTAAATCGTATCTACAATGTTGGGTAAGAGTTCATGATCATCGTGGTTGGATTTTAATTTGTAAAAATCAGCTCTACGTTGAACTTCATTCAAAAATGAGAATTTACCATCCACGTTAGAAACAAGTGCCGAAGCTCTCTTTTTCTTGAGAGTATATTTTTCACTATTAACAGTAAGTTGATAAACTTCAGCGGTCAGGCCGGAATCTATTGATTTTGTTACATAATCTGAAGCTTCGGTAATGCTTGCTAAGACTGAAGGATCTAGAGGACAGTTTTCAGGAGAACCTACTTCGATGTTGTCCCCACTTGCTTCAAACTCCGTTTGTTGCTTTTGCCTAGTGTTCATATAAATTTCCCTTTTCCAAAACGGGGATGAAAAATCATCCCCCAAAGTTTTATGCAATTGTAAGAACTTCTTCAGTGGGTCTTCTGGTCTTTTTTTGCCAGTTACCGTCTGCAGCTTTGCCTACGGTAATTAAAATTGTTGGGATTAGTGAATCGCTTAGATTGAATGAGCGCTTAACCATTTCAGGATCGAAGCCACCTACACTACCCGTATTGTATCCCTTAGCTTCCGCTGCATAAATCAAACTCATTGCTAAGAGGGATGCAGAACGGATCGCTTCGTCTCTACGTAGTATTTCACTGTTTTCGTGGCTTTGTGAAGCCATGCCAACCCATGCGTCTTTGATAGAATCAGGTATGATTTTCTCATTGACATCGCTTTGCAGAATTCTTTCTAAATTTTTATATCCTTCGCTATCGCCACAAACGACATATGTTACTGCAGCATCTTTAGTCTGTGGCTGCCCATATGCTGCTTCACATAATTTCTCTTTAGCGGATTGAGAGTGCGCGGCAAGGATATGCCAATTTTGCAAGTTGAAAGCTGATGGGCTTTGAAATGCATAGTTGGCAATTTCTTTGACGTCTGAGTCCGATATCACAACATCTGGATCATATATTCCTGTTGTCTTACGCTCAACAATCAGTTCTAGTGCGTTTTTCATTTTCTTTACCTGTAAGTTAGTTGATTTATTCAGCTTCTAAATCATAACAAATAGATTGTTCACTGTTAGTTAACTGTCAATTCATAAATAAATACAAATTTCTGTTATATAGTGTTTTAGTTTTAATTTGAGAGGTAATATAAATGAAAATTGAATTCTTCCATGATGTAGTGTGTGGGTGGTGTTATATACAGTCTCCAATTCTAAGAGAGTTGAACCTAAAATATAATATAGAAGTCACTCATAGGAATTTTATTTTGCAAAAAAATGATCAAGAAATGATCGCAAGGTGGGGTTCGTTAGAGGCTGCAAAAGAACTAGTACTACAACATTGGGAATCTTGCATGGCATTTGAAGGAAAGCCAGAAAGGTTTAATATTGATGGTATGCGTGAATCAAATTTCAATTATCCTAATGGTATGTTGGCTGCGAAAGCCACTAAGACCGCCGAAATATTAGGTGGACAAAGTGCTCATTGGGATATGTTTGATATCTTACAAAAATTTCACCTTCAAGATTCTAAGAACGTAAGTGATATTAATGTTATAAAAGAAGCTATTAATAGTCAAAACTATGATGAGCGAAGTTTCATTGAATTGATGGACTCTGAGCAAGTAAATAACGAACTAAGTAAAGATGCTTTAATGGCATTTAATTACGGTGTGAAGTCTATCCCGACATTAGTTGTAAATAATAAACATGTCATCCGGTCGACCACTAAATTACCTGTATTAACAAAAATATTATCTGACTTGGGGGTGCTATGAACTTCTATAATTATATGGAGATTATGGATCGTAAAGGTTTAGTTAATGACTACAATGAAACTGTTAAGGAAAATAAATATCTTAATATAACTAAAGATACCGGATCCTTTCTCGATATGATGGTTTGTATTATCAAACCAAGTAAAGTTTTAGAAGTTGGTACATCTGACGGGTATCTACAGTGTGGTTGGTAAAAAATTACCTGAGGAAGGTAAATTAATAACGACCGAAAAGCAGTCTAACAAGGCCAAAGAGTCAATGTCTAATGTAAATAACGTTGGGTTTGAGGATAAAGTAACTGTTGTTGTCTGTACTGCTCAAAACTATCTAAAGTCCAATAATTAAATGTTCGACATGATATTTCTGGACGCTAATAGACTGGAGTATCCAGATTACTACGATCGTTTGATAGCGAGTTTGAGGTGTGGTGGGTTATTGGTGTGTGATAATGCTATATCTCATGAGGAGGAGTTCAAGCTATTCACTTGCATGGGTGGAAGAAGATACAAGGCTACTTTCTTTCACTATAAATGTAGGTAAAGGAGAGCTCTTGGTATATAAGTATTAGATGGCTTAGGAGGGGGTATGGATAAAGTTAGAGCTCTTACTGTTTTTAGGCGCATAGTTGAACTTGGTAGCTTTCAAGCAGCTGCTAGCGACTTAAAGCTTTCGAAAGCAGCAGTGACGAAAAATATGAATGAGTTAGAGGTATTTCTAGATACTCCACTGATAAATCGTACGACTAGAAAACTGTTTGTTACGGAGGCTGGCTTAGAGTACTACAAAGAAGTCTGCTTGGCTTTGGACACGATCTCAAATGCTGAACAGTCGCTTTTTTTTAATCGAGATCACATTGTAGGAAAGTTAAAAATCGGCGCTCCTTTATCTTTAAGTCTAGTTCTGTTGAATGAACTTATATGTGAGTTCTCTGAGCTTTATCCATCGGTCGCGATCGAGGTTATCATGGATGATCAACAGCAAGACCTAAT is part of the Vibrio diazotrophicus genome and harbors:
- a CDS encoding SDR family oxidoreductase — translated: MKTVLVTGINRGIGSEITKLLLEKGYRVLGLIRGNYTDSINHKNLAIYSIDLSNSNELEKLIFKIIVHSGHTVDFVINNAAIMKDSKLLDFNFHDFKQSLDVNTTAPYIISSMFVKEMLKNGKGRIINISSEWGAFDKGLQGPPLYSISKAALNALTVSLSKETFGEVEICSVCPGWVKTEMGGPDAPDLPRDAALEILNLLETKDRINGCFFQYGRKLNW
- a CDS encoding IS5 family transposase — translated: MPKPRYKTTNWKQNKQGKRGRPHRFSDLTITTALMVKRVFSMPLRALQGFLDSVFKLANIPLVCPHYTCISRRAKEVEVSFKTKKRGAIQHLAINATGLKFYGEGEWKVKRHGTDGKRRVWRKLHIAVDTHTHEIVAAELSLSNVTDAEVLPNLLKQTRRKIIEISGDGAYDTKGCYDAIRIKRVVPLIPPREGAAFWGRRHPRSLAVGSQKLYGSNKMWKKRYGYHKRPLSETAMYRVKQLLGGKLSLRNYNAQVGETYAMIKAMNKLTGLGMPETQYIV
- a CDS encoding phosphotransferase; this encodes MNTRQKQQTEFEASGDNIEVGSPENCPLDPSVLASITEASDYVTKSIDSGLTAEVYQLTVNSEKYTLKKKRASALVSNVDGKFSFLNEVQRRADFYKLKSNHDDHELLPNIVDTIYANYRLGIILSPWIEGEQLETLNKDIFKQILETTSLCEQYGLMEWDLCEGNILINEDGKVFLFDFGYMYPFNPLVDINSNGMSDSIFNSVERFETRFFFGWLLDRDNLSEDDKIALFADLKSVAIGVFNKKISWLKANNASSEVIQHFQNIVNKWSEALKSSNALKNLYRAESFRSHVLDIEDDLHGKSCTKKTLARIDHVLDSIVNHYEFLNSNNCLFYGNTGKSRQNLFETYQKKYKLAQQHLII
- a CDS encoding nitroreductase family protein, which translates into the protein MKNALELIVERKTTGIYDPDVVISDSDVKEIANYAFQSPSAFNLQNWHILAAHSQSAKEKLCEAAYGQPQTKDAAVTYVVCGDSEGYKNLERILQSDVNEKIIPDSIKDAWVGMASQSHENSEILRRDEAIRSASLLAMSLIYAAEAKGYNTGSVGGFDPEMVKRSFNLSDSLIPTILITVGKAADGNWQKKTRRPTEEVLTIA
- a CDS encoding DsbA family oxidoreductase, with amino-acid sequence MKIEFFHDVVCGWCYIQSPILRELNLKYNIEVTHRNFILQKNDQEMIARWGSLEAAKELVLQHWESCMAFEGKPERFNIDGMRESNFNYPNGMLAAKATKTAEILGGQSAHWDMFDILQKFHLQDSKNVSDINVIKEAINSQNYDERSFIELMDSEQVNNELSKDALMAFNYGVKSIPTLVVNNKHVIRSTTKLPVLTKILSDLGVL